A stretch of the Camarhynchus parvulus chromosome 4, STF_HiC, whole genome shotgun sequence genome encodes the following:
- the FABP1 gene encoding fatty acid-binding protein, liver, translated as MSFTGKYELQHQENFEPFMRALGLPEEQIQKGKDLKSVSEIVQDGKKFTITITTGSKVMKNQFTIGEESEIEMLNGEKVKAVVQMEGNNKLVTQVKGMKSVTELNGDTITYTMTMGDLTLKRVSKRI; from the exons ATGAGCTTCACTGGAAAATACGAGCTCCAGCACCAGGAAAACTTTGAGCCCTTCATGAGAGCCCTCG GGCTCCCTGAGGAGCAGATCCAGAAGGGCAAGGACCTCAAGAGCGTCTCAGAAATTGTGCAGGACGGGAAAAAGTTCACGATTACCATAACCACTGGCTCCAAAGTGATGAAAAACCAGTTCACCATTGGAGAGGAGAGTGAGATAGAGATGCTGAATGGAGAGAAAGTGAAG GCTGTTGTGCAGATGGAGGGTAACAACAAACTGGTCACACAGGTGAAAGGGATGAAATCCGTCACGGAGCTCAACGGAGACACCATCACCTAC acaaTGACCATGGGTGACCTCACCTTGAAGAGAGTCAGCAAGAGAATCTAG
- the SMYD1 gene encoding histone-lysine N-methyltransferase SMYD1 isoform X1 codes for MTKGGMESVELFTTEGKGRGLKAQKEFLPGDVIFAEPAYAAVVFDSLTHVICHTCFKRQERLHRCGQCKFAHYCDRTCQRAAWLNHKNECSAIKRHGKAPTENIRLAARILWKMEREGTGLSEGCLVAIEELQNHVDSFGEEEKKELRADVESFLEFWPPHCQQFGMQLISHIFGVISCNGFTLSDQRGLQAVGVGIFPNLCQANHDCWPNCTVIFNNGNHEAVRSMFHTQMRIELRALSKISPGDELTVSYVDFLSLSEERRTQLKKQYYFDCTCEHCKKQLKDDLMLAVKAGESKPSADTVKEVIQLSKDTLEKINKARMEGHYHEVVKLCRDCLKKQEPVLGDTNIYLLRMLSIASEVLSYLQMFEEAADYAKRMVDGYLKIYHPNNAQLGMAVMRAGVTHWHAGLIEAGHGLICKAYAILLITHGPSHPITKDLEVMRVQTEMELRMFQQNEFMYYKMREAALKNQKIQVMPEPSNENAPSLFHKKE; via the exons CCTGACACACGTCATCTGTCACACCTGCTTCaagaggcaggagaggctgcaccGCTGTGGGCAGTGCAAGTTTGCCCATTACTGCGACAGGACCTGCcagagagcagcctggctcAACCACAAAAATGAGTGCTCTGCCATCAAGAGGCATGGCAAGGCACCCACCGAAAACATCAG gctggctgcccGCATCCTGTGGAAGATGGAGCGGGAGGGCACTGGGCTGTCCGAGGGCTGCCTGGTGGCCATCGAGGAGCTGCAGAACCACGTGGACAGctttggggaggaggagaagaaggagctgCGTGCTGACGTGGAGAGTTTCCTGGAGTTCTGGCCGCCCCACTGCCAGCAGTTTGGGATGCAGCTCATCTCccacatttttggggtg ATCAGCTGCAACGGCTTTACCCTCAGTGACCAAAGAGGACTGCAGGCTGTTGGTGTGGGAATCTTCCCCAACCTCTGCCAGGCCAACCATGACTGCTGGCCCAACTGCACTGTCATCTTCAACAATGGCAA tCATGAGGCTGTAAGATCAATGTTCCACACACAGATGAG GATCGAGCTGAGGGCCCTGAGCAAGATTTCCCCGGGGGATGAGCTGACAGTTTCCTACGTGGATTTCCTCAGCCTGAGCGAGGAGCGGCGGACGCAGCTGAAGAAGCAATATTACTTTGACTGCACCTGTGAGCACTGCAAGAAACAGCTCAAGGATGACCTGATGCTGGCAGTGAAGGCAGGGGAAAGCAAG ccctctgcagaCACAGTGAAGGAGGTGATCCAGCTCTCCAAGGACACGCTGGAGAAGATCAACAAGGCCCGCATGGAGGGACATTACCACGAG GTTGTGAAGCTGTGCCGTGACTGCCTGAAGAAacaggagcctgtgctgggggacaCCAACATCTACCTGCTGAGGATGCTCAGCATTGCCTCCGAGGTGCTCTCCTACCTGCAGATGTTCGAGGAAGCAGCTGACTATGCCAAGAGGATGGTGGATGGCTACCT gaaaatttACCATCCCAACAACGCTCAGCTGGGGATGGCCGTGATGCGGGCAGGAGTGACACACTGGCACGCTGGCCTCATTGAAGCTGGCCATGGCTTGATCTGCAAAGCCTATGCCATCCTCCTGATAACCCATGGACCTTCCCACCCAATTACCAAAGACCTGGAG gtcaTGCGTGTGCAGACGGAGATGGAGCTGCGCATGTTCCAGCAGAACGAGTTCATGTATTACAAGATGAGGGAAGCTGCCCTCAAGAACCAGAAGATCCAAGTCATGCCTGAGCCCAGCAATGAGAATGCACCAAGCCTCTTCCACAAAAAGGAATAA
- the SMYD1 gene encoding histone-lysine N-methyltransferase SMYD1 isoform X2 has protein sequence MTKGGMESVELFTTEGKGRGLKAQKEFLPGDVIFAEPAYAAVVFDSLTHVICHTCFKRQERLHRCGQCKFAHYCDRTCQRAAWLNHKNECSAIKRHGKAPTENIRLAARILWKMEREGTGLSEGCLVAIEELQNHVDSFGEEEKKELRADVESFLEFWPPHCQQFGMQLISHIFGVISCNGFTLSDQRGLQAVGVGIFPNLCQANHDCWPNCTVIFNNGKIELRALSKISPGDELTVSYVDFLSLSEERRTQLKKQYYFDCTCEHCKKQLKDDLMLAVKAGESKPSADTVKEVIQLSKDTLEKINKARMEGHYHEVVKLCRDCLKKQEPVLGDTNIYLLRMLSIASEVLSYLQMFEEAADYAKRMVDGYLKIYHPNNAQLGMAVMRAGVTHWHAGLIEAGHGLICKAYAILLITHGPSHPITKDLEVMRVQTEMELRMFQQNEFMYYKMREAALKNQKIQVMPEPSNENAPSLFHKKE, from the exons CCTGACACACGTCATCTGTCACACCTGCTTCaagaggcaggagaggctgcaccGCTGTGGGCAGTGCAAGTTTGCCCATTACTGCGACAGGACCTGCcagagagcagcctggctcAACCACAAAAATGAGTGCTCTGCCATCAAGAGGCATGGCAAGGCACCCACCGAAAACATCAG gctggctgcccGCATCCTGTGGAAGATGGAGCGGGAGGGCACTGGGCTGTCCGAGGGCTGCCTGGTGGCCATCGAGGAGCTGCAGAACCACGTGGACAGctttggggaggaggagaagaaggagctgCGTGCTGACGTGGAGAGTTTCCTGGAGTTCTGGCCGCCCCACTGCCAGCAGTTTGGGATGCAGCTCATCTCccacatttttggggtg ATCAGCTGCAACGGCTTTACCCTCAGTGACCAAAGAGGACTGCAGGCTGTTGGTGTGGGAATCTTCCCCAACCTCTGCCAGGCCAACCATGACTGCTGGCCCAACTGCACTGTCATCTTCAACAATGGCAA GATCGAGCTGAGGGCCCTGAGCAAGATTTCCCCGGGGGATGAGCTGACAGTTTCCTACGTGGATTTCCTCAGCCTGAGCGAGGAGCGGCGGACGCAGCTGAAGAAGCAATATTACTTTGACTGCACCTGTGAGCACTGCAAGAAACAGCTCAAGGATGACCTGATGCTGGCAGTGAAGGCAGGGGAAAGCAAG ccctctgcagaCACAGTGAAGGAGGTGATCCAGCTCTCCAAGGACACGCTGGAGAAGATCAACAAGGCCCGCATGGAGGGACATTACCACGAG GTTGTGAAGCTGTGCCGTGACTGCCTGAAGAAacaggagcctgtgctgggggacaCCAACATCTACCTGCTGAGGATGCTCAGCATTGCCTCCGAGGTGCTCTCCTACCTGCAGATGTTCGAGGAAGCAGCTGACTATGCCAAGAGGATGGTGGATGGCTACCT gaaaatttACCATCCCAACAACGCTCAGCTGGGGATGGCCGTGATGCGGGCAGGAGTGACACACTGGCACGCTGGCCTCATTGAAGCTGGCCATGGCTTGATCTGCAAAGCCTATGCCATCCTCCTGATAACCCATGGACCTTCCCACCCAATTACCAAAGACCTGGAG gtcaTGCGTGTGCAGACGGAGATGGAGCTGCGCATGTTCCAGCAGAACGAGTTCATGTATTACAAGATGAGGGAAGCTGCCCTCAAGAACCAGAAGATCCAAGTCATGCCTGAGCCCAGCAATGAGAATGCACCAAGCCTCTTCCACAAAAAGGAATAA